One segment of Passer domesticus isolate bPasDom1 chromosome 28, bPasDom1.hap1, whole genome shotgun sequence DNA contains the following:
- the GKN2 gene encoding gastrokine-2 isoform X5 gives MFCRRASLFSAGRAASVPESHPKGSQGQAAVLICLGVFWAHISALNTFVLRDPINNYVTGTMTIHSEEHIVDVHVRSGVYSSDTIFDYTHGYIATRLFSRNACFIMKIKKELIPDLEEIGRLAFERETMRDVYSPNNVWAQFQAGSSRLGHFKDWILYGKYIENLCTGLPLYELVATERA, from the exons ATGTTCTGCAGGAGGGCTTCCTTATTTTCAGCTGGAAGAGCAGCATCTGTGCCTGAGTCACACCCCAAGGGAAGTCAAGGCCAG GCTGCAGTCCTCATTTGCCTGGGAGTCTTTTGGGCTCACATTTCTGCATTGAAC ACCTTTGTGCTGCGAGATCCCATCAACAACTATGTCACTGGGACCATGACCATCCACAGCGAGGAGCACATCGTCGACGTGCACGTCCGCTCGGGCGTCTACTCCTCTGACACCATCTTTGACTACACACAC GGGTATATTGCCACCAGGCTGTTTTCACGAAATGCCTGCTTTATCatgaaaataaagaaggaaCTGATCCCAGACCTGGAAGAGATTGGACGCCTGGCATTTGAGAGAGAG ACCATGAGGGATGTATACTCTCCAAATAATGTGTGGGCCCAGTTCcaagctggcagctccaggctggggcacTTTAAAGACTGGATTCTCTATGGGAAATACATTGAAAATCTCTGCACGGGGCTGCCTCTCTACGAGCTGGTGGCCACTGAAC GTGCTTGA
- the GKN2 gene encoding gastrokine-2 isoform X4, which yields MAAVLICLGVFWAHISALNTFVLRDPINNYVTGTMTIHSEEHIVDVHVRSGVYSSDTIFDYTHGYIATRLFSRNACFIMKIKKELIPDLEEIGRLAFERETMRDVYSPNNVWAQFQAGSSRLGHFKDWILYGKYIENLCTGLPLYELVATEPPANDDGCASAGIPSILGLKICEELIATEY from the exons ATG GCTGCAGTCCTCATTTGCCTGGGAGTCTTTTGGGCTCACATTTCTGCATTGAAC ACCTTTGTGCTGCGAGATCCCATCAACAACTATGTCACTGGGACCATGACCATCCACAGCGAGGAGCACATCGTCGACGTGCACGTCCGCTCGGGCGTCTACTCCTCTGACACCATCTTTGACTACACACAC GGGTATATTGCCACCAGGCTGTTTTCACGAAATGCCTGCTTTATCatgaaaataaagaaggaaCTGATCCCAGACCTGGAAGAGATTGGACGCCTGGCATTTGAGAGAGAG ACCATGAGGGATGTATACTCTCCAAATAATGTGTGGGCCCAGTTCcaagctggcagctccaggctggggcacTTTAAAGACTGGATTCTCTATGGGAAATACATTGAAAATCTCTGCACGGGGCTGCCTCTCTACGAGCTGGTGGCCACTGAAC CACCAGCAAATGATGATGGCTGTGCCAGTGCCGGCATTCCAAGCATTCTGGGCCTTAAAATCTGTGAAGAACTCATTGCAACTGAATATTGA
- the GKN2 gene encoding gastrokine-2 isoform X2 codes for MRGGRAASVPESHPKGSQGQAAVLICLGVFWAHISALNTFVLRDPINNYVTGTMTIHSEEHIVDVHVRSGVYSSDTIFDYTHGYIATRLFSRNACFIMKIKKELIPDLEEIGRLAFERETMRDVYSPNNVWAQFQAGSSRLGHFKDWILYGKYIENLCTGLPLYELVATEPPANDDGCASAGIPSILGLKICEELIATEY; via the exons ATGAGAGGTGGAAGAGCAGCATCTGTGCCTGAGTCACACCCCAAGGGAAGTCAAGGCCAG GCTGCAGTCCTCATTTGCCTGGGAGTCTTTTGGGCTCACATTTCTGCATTGAAC ACCTTTGTGCTGCGAGATCCCATCAACAACTATGTCACTGGGACCATGACCATCCACAGCGAGGAGCACATCGTCGACGTGCACGTCCGCTCGGGCGTCTACTCCTCTGACACCATCTTTGACTACACACAC GGGTATATTGCCACCAGGCTGTTTTCACGAAATGCCTGCTTTATCatgaaaataaagaaggaaCTGATCCCAGACCTGGAAGAGATTGGACGCCTGGCATTTGAGAGAGAG ACCATGAGGGATGTATACTCTCCAAATAATGTGTGGGCCCAGTTCcaagctggcagctccaggctggggcacTTTAAAGACTGGATTCTCTATGGGAAATACATTGAAAATCTCTGCACGGGGCTGCCTCTCTACGAGCTGGTGGCCACTGAAC CACCAGCAAATGATGATGGCTGTGCCAGTGCCGGCATTCCAAGCATTCTGGGCCTTAAAATCTGTGAAGAACTCATTGCAACTGAATATTGA
- the GKN2 gene encoding gastrokine-2 isoform X3 gives MKRFAAVLICLGVFWAHISALNTFVLRDPINNYVTGTMTIHSEEHIVDVHVRSGVYSSDTIFDYTHGYIATRLFSRNACFIMKIKKELIPDLEEIGRLAFERETMRDVYSPNNVWAQFQAGSSRLGHFKDWILYGKYIENLCTGLPLYELVATEPPANDDGCASAGIPSILGLKICEELIATEY, from the exons atgaagagatTT GCTGCAGTCCTCATTTGCCTGGGAGTCTTTTGGGCTCACATTTCTGCATTGAAC ACCTTTGTGCTGCGAGATCCCATCAACAACTATGTCACTGGGACCATGACCATCCACAGCGAGGAGCACATCGTCGACGTGCACGTCCGCTCGGGCGTCTACTCCTCTGACACCATCTTTGACTACACACAC GGGTATATTGCCACCAGGCTGTTTTCACGAAATGCCTGCTTTATCatgaaaataaagaaggaaCTGATCCCAGACCTGGAAGAGATTGGACGCCTGGCATTTGAGAGAGAG ACCATGAGGGATGTATACTCTCCAAATAATGTGTGGGCCCAGTTCcaagctggcagctccaggctggggcacTTTAAAGACTGGATTCTCTATGGGAAATACATTGAAAATCTCTGCACGGGGCTGCCTCTCTACGAGCTGGTGGCCACTGAAC CACCAGCAAATGATGATGGCTGTGCCAGTGCCGGCATTCCAAGCATTCTGGGCCTTAAAATCTGTGAAGAACTCATTGCAACTGAATATTGA
- the LOC135287146 gene encoding homeobox-like protein HDP1, which yields MNRSEMPRFDNLARLAEESRKLLGIFGRHTKRITFVTNGLVNNLYSYGTEITAMCSGLTTYMATEVHSESFQGPQVNLGSCITLDVLRVVELTYCNSNGNWNGNGNWNGQWNGNGNGNWNGIWNGNGNGNWNGIWNGIGNGNWNNNWNGNWDNNWNGNWDNNWNGIGNNNWNNHWNGIGNNNWNNNWNNIWNGNGQWNGNWNNNWNGNNNWNGNWNGNWNGNNNWNGNWNNNWNGNFPSQQIPSGIFNNTQVIIGGQSQIVTINRQWRVAVIEQRSFSGSWKTIWNYNTGVIATKVTQQNTCYISIMNRSEMPRFDNLAHLAQESRNLIGAFGRPTKRITFVTNGLVNNLNSYGIDITAMCSGLTTYLAYEVNTFQGPQLNLGSCITLDVLRVVDLKYCIGNGSVNFPTQQIPSGIFNHTQVIIGGQSQIVTINRQWRVAVIEQRNISGSWKTIWNYNTGVIATKVTQQNACYISIMNRSEMPRFDNLARLAEESRKLLGIFGRHTKRITFVTNGLVNNLYSYGTEITAMCSGLTTYLATEVHSESFQGPQVNLGSCITLDVLRVVELTYCNSNSNWNGNGNWNGIWNGIGNGNWNNNWNGIGNGKWNGIWNGNGNGNWNGIWNGIGNGNWNNNWNGNWNGNWENNWNGIGNNNWNNNWNSNGQWNNNWNGIGDNIWNNNWNGIGNGNWNGNWNGNNIWNGNWNGNNNWNGNWNGNGNWNGIWNGNSNWNGSGIWNGSWNGNFPQSDNNQQIISDGDSHISISGGDSHISISGVSQSISINSQTQKAIMEQKSNHLSWKTIWNYNTGIIVTKVMPERTCYISTMNRSEMPTFAVLVRVAAERRNLIGVFGRPAKEITFVTNGLVRNLMSYGSDVFSMCSGLTTYMTHEVHVPQYNQRSCTALNVLRLVELKYCNGNGQVGKSYIS from the exons ATGAACAGAAGCGAGATGCCCCGCTTTGATAACCTGGCCCGCCTGGCAGAAGAGAGCAGG AAACTGCTTGGCATTTTTGGAAGACATACCAAGAGGATCACCTTTGTCACCAATGGACTGGTCAACAACCTCTACTCCTATGGAACAGAGATCACGGCTATGTGCAGCGGACTCACCACCTACATGGCTACCGAAGTTCACAGTGAAT ctttccAAGGTCCCCAGGTGAATCTGGGATCATGCATTACCCTCGATGTCCTGAGAGTTGTAGAGCTGACATACTGCAATAGCAATGGCAATTGGAACGGCAATGGCAACTGGAATGGCCAATGGAACGGCAACGGCAATGGCAACTGGAATGGCATTTGGAATGGCAACGGCAATGGCAACTGGAATGGCATTTGGAATGGCATTGGCAATGGCAACTGGAACAacaattggaatggcaactggGACAacaattggaatggcaactggGACAACAATTGGAATGGCATTGGCAACAACAACTGGAACAACCACTGGAATGGCATCGGCAACAACAACTGGAACAACAACTGGAACAACATCTGGAATGGCAATGGCCAATGGAATGGCAACTGGAACAACAACTGGAATGGCAATAACAACTGGAATGGCAACTGGAATGGCAATTGGAATGGCAATAACAACTGGAATGGCAACTGGAACAACAATTGGAATGGAAATTTCCCG TCTCAGCAGATTCCCAGTGGCATCTTCAACAACACACAAGTCATCATTGGTGGCCAGTCTCAAATTGTGACCATCAACAGGCAATGGCGTGTGGCCGTCATTGAGCAGAGGAGCTTCAGCGGGTCCTGGAAAACCATCTGGAACTACAACACG GGTGTCATTGCAACCAAAGTCACTCAACAGAACACCTGCTACATTTCCATCATGAACAGAAGTGAGATGCCCCGCTTTGATAACCTGGCCCACCTGGCACAAGAGAGCAGG AACCTGATCGGTGCTTTTGGAAGACCGACCAAGAGGATCACCTTTGTCACCAATGGACTGGTCAACAACCTCAACTCCTATGGAATAGACATCACGGCAATGTGCAGCGGGCTCACCACCTACCTGGCTTACGAAGTTAACA ctttccAAGGACCCCAGTTGAATCTGGGATCATGCATTACCCTCGATGTCCTGAGAGTTGTGGACCTGAAGTACTGCATTGGCAATGGCAGTGTCAATTTCCCG ACTCAGCAGATTCCCAGCGGCATCTTCAACCACACTCAAGTCATCATTGGTGGCCAGTCCCAAATTGTGACCATCAACAGGCAATGGCGTGTGGCCGTCATTGAGCAAAGGAACATCAGTGGGTCCTGGAAAACCATCTGGAACTACAACACG GGCGTCATTGCAACCAAAGTCACGCAACAGAACGCCTGCTACATTTCCATCATGAACAGAAGCGAGATGCCCCGCTTTGATAACCTGGCCCGCCTGGCAGAAGAGAGCAGG AAACTGCTTGGCATTTTTGGAAGACATACCAAGAGGATCACCTTTGTCACCAATGGACTGGTCAACAACCTCTACTCCTATGGAACAGAGATCACGGCTATGTGCAGCGGACTCACCACCTACCTGGCTACCGAAGTTCACAGTGAAT ctttccAAGGCCCCCAGGTGAATCTGGGATCATGCATTACCCTCGATGTCCTGAGAGTTGTAGAGCTGACATACTGCAATAGCAATAGCAATTGGAATGGCAATGGCAACTGGAATGGCATTTGGAATGGCATTGGCAATGGCAACTGGAACAACAATTGGAATGGCATTGGCAATGGCAAGTGGAATGGCATTTGGAACGGCAACGGCAATGGCAACTGGAATGGCATTTGGAATGGCATTGGCAATGGCAACTGGAACAACAATTGGAATGGCAATTGGAACGGCAACTGGGAGAACAACTGGAATGGTATCGGCAACAACAACTGGAACAACAATTGGAATAGCAATGGCCAATGGAACAACAATTGGAATGGCATTGGCGACAATATCTGGAACAACAATTGGAATGGCATTGGCAATGGCAACTGGAATGGCAACTGGAATGGCAATAACATCTGGAATGGCAATTGGAATGGCAATAACAACTGGAATGGCAATTGGAATGGCAATGGCAACTGGAATGGTATTTGGAATGGCAACAGCAATTGGAATGGCAGTGGCATCTGGAACGGCAGCTGGAATGGCAATTTCCCG CAGTCAGATAACAACCAACAAATCATCAGTGACGGAGATTCCCACATCTCCATCTCTGGCGGAGACTCTCATATCTCCATCTCTGGTGTCTCACAAAGCATAAGCATCAATAGCCAAACACAGAAGGCAATTATGGAGCAAAAGAGCAACCATTTGTCCTGGAAAACCATCTGGAACTACAACACA GGTATCATTGTAACAAAAGTGATGCCAGAGAGAACGTGCTACATTTCCACCATGAACAGGAGTGAGATGCCTACTTTTGCTGTACTTGTCAGAGTGGCTGCAGAGAGGAGG AACCTGATTGGCGTTTTTGGAAGACCTGCCAAGGAGATCACTTTTGTGACCAATGGATTGGTCAGAAACCTCATGTCTTATGGGTCAGATGTCTTCTCTATGTGCAGTGGACTCACCACCTACATGACCCATGAAGTTCACG tacccCAATACAATCAACGATCATGCACTGCACTTAACGTCTTGAGACTTGTGGAGCTAAAGTACTGCAATGGCAATGGACAGGTCGGAAAATCTTACATTTCTTGA
- the GKN2 gene encoding gastrokine-2 isoform X1, with protein sequence MFCRRASLFSAGRAASVPESHPKGSQGQAAVLICLGVFWAHISALNTFVLRDPINNYVTGTMTIHSEEHIVDVHVRSGVYSSDTIFDYTHGYIATRLFSRNACFIMKIKKELIPDLEEIGRLAFERETMRDVYSPNNVWAQFQAGSSRLGHFKDWILYGKYIENLCTGLPLYELVATEPPANDDGCASAGIPSILGLKICEELIATEY encoded by the exons ATGTTCTGCAGGAGGGCTTCCTTATTTTCAGCTGGAAGAGCAGCATCTGTGCCTGAGTCACACCCCAAGGGAAGTCAAGGCCAG GCTGCAGTCCTCATTTGCCTGGGAGTCTTTTGGGCTCACATTTCTGCATTGAAC ACCTTTGTGCTGCGAGATCCCATCAACAACTATGTCACTGGGACCATGACCATCCACAGCGAGGAGCACATCGTCGACGTGCACGTCCGCTCGGGCGTCTACTCCTCTGACACCATCTTTGACTACACACAC GGGTATATTGCCACCAGGCTGTTTTCACGAAATGCCTGCTTTATCatgaaaataaagaaggaaCTGATCCCAGACCTGGAAGAGATTGGACGCCTGGCATTTGAGAGAGAG ACCATGAGGGATGTATACTCTCCAAATAATGTGTGGGCCCAGTTCcaagctggcagctccaggctggggcacTTTAAAGACTGGATTCTCTATGGGAAATACATTGAAAATCTCTGCACGGGGCTGCCTCTCTACGAGCTGGTGGCCACTGAAC CACCAGCAAATGATGATGGCTGTGCCAGTGCCGGCATTCCAAGCATTCTGGGCCTTAAAATCTGTGAAGAACTCATTGCAACTGAATATTGA